Below is a genomic region from Sphingomonas sp. SORGH_AS_0950.
GGAGGTTCGGATCGGCCTGGTCGTCGAACAATTTGCCTTCCTGGCAGCGGAGCACCTCGTCCGCGACGAAGCGCTCCAGCCGCCAGCCTCGCGTCGATCCGGGGTCAGACGCGTCCAGAGGCATGGCGAGCGTCAAATTCGCGACGCTGGGTGCTTGGCCGTCGGACAGTCTGGCCAGCGGCCCGTGAACGTCGCTGGATCGCAGGACGCGACAGCCGAATTCGTTGGCAAGATGGGAATTTGTATCGGGCGCAGCAGGATACAGGCCTTTGAACGGCAGCACCAACGGGTTGTATAGCCCGTAATAGACGGGGATGTCGCGCTCGCCAAAATAGGCCTCGATCCGGTTCACCTGTTCGTGTCCGGCGCGCGTCGCATCGTATGTGCTGCCCTGATCGAAGCCGAACGCTCGCTGCTGGTAAAAGGGGCGCTGCGGATCCGTCCGGTCTGCGAGACGGCCGATCCCGATCACATAATCTTCGGGCTCATCTGCCTCGGCGGGCAGCTCCTTGGAATAGAGCCGCTTGGTCTGGAGCAGCGCGACCTTCCGTTGTTCCAGATGCCCCCGACGCCGCAGCATGACGATCAGCGCGATATCGGCGATCTCCCAGCGGCGATACATCCACCGGCCGCCGAGCCAGTGCGTCTCGATGTTGAGCGCTATCTGTTCCGCTGCGAAGAAGGCGGGCGGTGATGCGCTGAGCTCGGCGATCAGGATCCCGTCGAGCATCGGCTCATGCATGGACGGATGATCGGTCAGTGCGCGCGAGACCTTCTCGTTTGCCCCTGCGAACACGTCACGAACATAGTCGATGACGACGTCAGGAATGCCACCGAAGCCTGGACCCATGCTAGCCTGCCCTCTCCGGGTTAGTCTTTGCCCATGCGACACCCTGCCTTGGTTCTGGCGCGAACGACAGGGTCTTGTGTCGGGCACCGGGATTTGGCCGTTCTAGTAGCCGACCTCGGCCGGCGGCACCTCGGGGAAGCGAGCGATGATCCTGCCGACCTTGGCGACGATCCCGACCGGGGCACCGCGCTGGGCCAGCAGATAGTCGAGGCACTCGAGGATGGCCTTCAGCTTGTTCCGTGGCGCCGTCGGCAGCCCGGCACGGCGCAGGCCCTGAGGCTGCTTCGGAAAACTCCGGTTGAACAGCCGATCATGGTGCGCGCAGATATTGCGCAGGTCGACCAGGCACTCGAGCCAGTTGGTGAAGACCTGATCGCTCGGCACGCCGAACTGTCCTGCGATTTGGGTCCGGAGCGAGCCCTCGAGGGTCTTGAAGATGCGCACCGCCCGCCCGAAGGTCAAAAACTCCTTCATCGTCCAGATCGGGGGGAGGATCGGGCTGCCGTATCGCTGCCGGTAGTGAAGCGCGCGCTGATCCTTCGTCTGGCCATAGGCCGACGTGAAGCTCTGCAGCGCCTCGATGTTCGCTGCGGCGTCGCGGAAGGCGGCGGGTGTGAAATAGGGATGACTGCCGTGGCGATCACTCAGCGTCTCGGACATCGCATTGCGCAAGAGGAGTTCGAACTGCCCGACCGCCGCAAAGCACGCCTCCCGTAGGAGCCCGTCGCACGCGTAGAGCTGCAGGATGTGCTGGTAGGTCGTACCCGGCACGAATGGCCGATTGGGTACGCCCGACTGGCGCCGGCTGATGAAGTAGATGCGGAGCCGCTCATATCCAATCAGCTCGATCTTGCGGGCCGCGACGTTGGGGCGCAGCACGACCAGACCCCGATTGCGCAGGTGTTGAACGCGCTGGGCAGCCGTGGCGTGGGGTTTGGTATAGGGTGCGAGCGTCATTCAAAAACGCGAAGGGCCGCCCTTTTGCACTCCCCGAAAGGACGTGTGGCGACCCATGACCCGAATGATGTAGCGTGAAGAGGGAGGTTATGCAAGAGGGGCACCCTGACACTCTCGTAAGACTCCATCCATAGCAGGCTGATCCGGACCAGCAAAGTGGCGGGTGCTTGTGCCCTGGCCAGGAAAGATGATCCGGCGTCTCCTGGCTATAGCCGGGACCGCCGCTCTACTCCGCTTCGCTCCGCCGAGCCTCCGCCGGGTCTCGGCCCATCCGGGTGACGATCGGCTGACAGGGCTCGAACCCGGCGGGCATGTCGTCCTCGCTGGCCGCGTTTGCGTAAGCGTACGGTGAAGGTGCCGCGTCAGGCGGGACGACATGCTCACATGCTCACATGCTCACATGCTCACATGCTCACATGATCACATGCTCACATGCTCACATGCTCACATGGTCACATGGTCCGGTAAATTTGTGCTTTTTGCTCTCGCTCGCGAAGATGTTGATGGTCCGTCGTGCCGGTGCGCCCTAGGCCGACCTTGCGGTTCGTCAACCTGACGGCCCCGACGACGTGATTACTATAGGGACCGCAACAATCGTAGCACTGGTACTCGGCACCGCGCCGCTCGTTGTCGCGATCCTCAGCTTGGTGGTGAAGATCATCGAGCTGTCGCGCCACTTAGGTCCAGTTGGGGACCCCCGGCGCTGGAACGCCGGGGCGTCCTTAAACAATTTGAGCCCCGAACGCCGGAACGCTCGGGGCTCAGGAGATGATCTATAGAAACAGAACTTCGTAGCGGGCCCTACATAGGCCTCGATCCTTACGTTTCAAGTCGGCCCCGCGCGGCTCCGGGCGGGCGGCAACGCCTCGAATGCGGCGACCAGGCCGGGATCACGCAGCAATGTCGTCCATGTCCCTCCATAGGTGCGCGTGGCCAGATAAAAGGTGGCGCTGATACACTCGACCATGCGGCATCGCTCCAGCCTGTCGACCAGCGAATAACCCGGGCCGTACCGGGCGACGACATCCTGCAGGTCCACCCGCATGAGCGTCCCACATCCCGAGCAGCGGGTGCGGACCAGCGCATTCATCCGCAGCATCTCGCCCGCAGTGTCCATCCAGCGGGGCCACAGGGTGACGATGTCGGCAGCGGGTTGCATCATCGGACGATACCTCCCCATCGGCACGATCGTCCAGCATCAGCCTCAGCATGAGGACTCGCTCTTGGCCGACGATCATAAGGGCATTTCGGGCTCCGAGTCCTAGCCGATGCGCTTCCCCGCGCAAGCCCGCGCCGCGGGCTTCTCCACTCACGTTGCGACCCTGGGGGTGTGCCGGGGCGCTATGCATCGGCCGTCCTGTCGCTTGTCGAAAGGCCCCGATCGTCGGGGTCGCTGGCAGGAGACGCATCATGGCCGAGCAAAGCCCACATTCCGAAAGCGCCAAGGGCGGGGCATCCCCGATCGCGCGCCTCAACGATCTGCTGCGCCACAACATCCATGCTCCGGGTCGCAACCGGGTCATGATGACCAGCGGCGTGGCTGAGCTGATCGGAGACGTTAGCCTGTTCCGCAACTTCCAGAAGCGCGCCGAACTGATGCGCGCCGTTCGCGATTACGACGCCTTCGACCGATCGATCGACCCCTATGGGGAACGCGACATGGGCCGGTTCGTGTTCGAGGACACCGACTGCTACTGGTAGATCGATTATTACAACGCCGATCTCTCCGCCGGCTCTGAAAATCCGGCAGACGCCTCGTTGACCAGGCGCGTCCTGACGATCATGCGCGTCGACGAGTGGTGAATGCCTCCTGCCCCGGCGGCTAACGCCGGGGCTCTCCTTTTGCCCGCGGTCATGAGGATCAGACGGCTGTCCAGGGCTTTCCCGCGCGAAAGCACGAATATGGGGCAGCGGAAAAAGACGTGCGGGGATCACCGCATCCGACCCACAACCGTCGGAAAGCGCTGTCGTCGACGCCCCACCATCGTGACGACCGGGCAGCGCCGGCGTCAAGGATGCGCGGCGCCCCCAATTTTGCCGCGGCCTTCGCTTCGCTCCGTCCACGACAAAATCGGCTCCCCCACGCCCCGCTGGCGCGGTCCTGTGACCCCGACCCCGCCTGATCGTCAGGCCGCCCCCGTCATCCACGAACAGACGGAGGTTCACATGCAAACGCAAACCGCACGCACCCAGGCATGGCTCGCGGACCTGGCCAAGATCCAAGTTGAGATCGATCAACATGGAATGCCCGAGGCACCGCGGCGGACTCGCAAGCGGACCCGCAAGCTCAAGCCGCTCTGGGAAGAGTGAGCGGCGACGGGGCGGCAGCGCCGCCCCGCTATCGTCCTGTCTTGTGGTTCAAACGTGCCTGGTTTGTCGCCGTCGGCAATAGGGTATCGCTGATCAGGCGAGCCAGTTTTCGACGGCGAGGCTCCGGACCCGTTCGAAGTCGCCGACGTTCGGCGTGACCAGCGTTGCTCCGGTCGCATAGGGTGCGCCGCTATCGGTAGGTCATTTGGCCCGATCGATTTCCCCGCAGCTTCCAACTCTGCCCGGATACCGGCATATTCCGTGTCGGCCGGAACATCGAGGGGAAGGATCTCGATTGCGCCCAGGATGGCCTCGACCTGCGCGAGCAGCCGGGGGGATCTCTTCTTCGCGCGACCATAACGCAGCTCGGCCGCCGTCACGATGCTGATGCACACTGCCTCGCTTCCCCGCGTCGCGATCTGATCGAAGACCCGGCCTCGAGGGCTACGCACCAAGTCGGACACGATGTTTGTGTCGAGCATGTAGCGGGTACGGCTCACAGCTCGATATCCTTGAGCGGCAGCAAGGACGCATCCAGATCGTCTGGAAAGGCATCATCCGGGCCCAGCGGTTCCAGTGACCGAAGGGTGTCGAGGAGGTTCGGTCGCGGTTCAGGCTCGATGATGAGGCGATCCCCTCTTTGTGGATCAGCACACGGCTGCCGGAGAACTCAAACTCGGCCGGGATGCGGACAGCCTGACTCCGGTTGTTGCGGAACAGCTTCGCTTCGCCGACATCCCGGTTCAGTGCGGGTTCGGCCATCGCTAAAACCTCCATGGCATATCTCGTGTATATACCTAGGGAATCCGAGGCGGGGCAAGTGATCCAGTGGCACCATGCTGTTGGAATCGTGGCCGGGCGCGCGAATGACGTCGGGCGCTGTTGTCACCCCATCATCGATTGTAGTTCCCGATCCCGTTTGACGCGACCGCTTAGCGCCGTTGAATGGCTCCCACTCCCGCCACCGTCCGTCGGCGACCCGTGTGCATCTCGGCGCGAAAGGTGGGCGCTCCCTAGCGGTAGGCGGCACGACGAGAGGCTAGCACGATAGTGGAAGCGGCCGAATTTCAGCCGCGGTCAAGCTCTTATACTAATCGCAGTCACTGCGCCCCTCGGCTCAATGTTGAAAAATGACCGACCCCTCGCCTTCTCTCAAGGAGAAAAATTGCATCCAAACTGGATAGTAATTCATGAGTTGTCGTGAACGCAACACTTTGGCGATATTTCGTCATATATTAGTTATACATTTGTGCGTTGTATGAGCGCAGGGTCGTGCATCATCTTGGTGCGCTCACTATGTGGACACAAGGCGGGGGGCGAAGAGTGACAAGCAAGGGTATCGATTATTATTTTGTAAATTCGTCGCTATTCGACCTTCATGCACAAGCGGAAAATACCGACGGGAGTTGGGCGCTGACGCCCATATCAGTAGGATGTTTGCCCCTGATCAACAATGGTAACGTGCAGATAAACTGGCGGGGACTCCACGAGCCATACGGATCTTTTTCATTTTCTACAACGGCACATACCCCGCAATCATTTACACAAAGTATCAATGTTGTTACTGGGAACACCAGCGGGCCACTCGATACTTTGATGAATACCCGGTCGATCATCGGTGCCGACTCTGCACTCTCCTACGGGATGTTCGATGCGGGAACCGGCAAGGGCACAGGGCTTACCAATCAAGATCAGATCTATGCCTATCTGACGAGTCCGCAACGCGGATGGATGGGTGCGCTGGCCTCTGCCGATCCAGCCGTCCGACAGGCGCCGTTTGCAAGCTTTGTTTTGCCTGGCGCTCATGATGCTGGCATGTTCGACCTGACGCAAGTCGACATCCTGTGCCTCTCCGCAGATGGCATCGCCGCCTTGATAAGGGCCTTTCTTGACTGGATTCCAGGGGCTGCTCAAATTGCTGGCCTTGCGGCGGTTCAGCTGAAAGGTGTGGTGATCGGCGAGGCCTTCACTCAGAAGGACAATATCGCAACGATGCTCGACCTGGGGTGTCGATATTTCGATTTCCGGCCAGGCTATGCGCCTTCCCCGATCAAAAAAATTCTCGGTGACTTGTATCATATCCATAACGTTATTCCTGGGCAGAAGCTCGATACGTTTTTCGAAGACGTCCTCAGGTGGCTGCTTGCGAACCCAACAGAAATCGTTGCCATCAGCTTGAGCACCGATGGTTTCAACGATCATGCGACCATGGATCCAAGCGCTGATGCACTACGGACAAGCTTCGCTGCGGCACAGCAGGCCGTTGGCGCAGTATCTATACAGATCGGTTCGGCAACAGACCTATCGACCAGCTATGCGGATCTTATCGCAGCCAACAAACGCCTTTTCTTTCTGAACCAGCCATCGCTAGGCTGGTTTCCCGCCACCAAGTACGACTCCTACACGGATGCGTACCAGACCACTGACCCTCAGGTCATTATCGACGCGCTGAGGGCAATGACGAAGGCGGAGCAGACCAAGGATTATACGGTCCTGCAATTGCAGGCCACTGCCACGGGTAAAAATCCCGTCGCAAATGCCATCGCCTTGGCAGACTCGATGAGCGCCGCCTACGCTCCGCTTATGTCAACGAAGCCGATGATGGACTCGAATACGTATCCATGGCTGCTCGAGAATGTCGGTAATCTGTCCAGTAGCAATCTACTGATCATTCTGAACGATTTTGTTGACAATGCACTCGCCGGTTGCGTTGCCAGCGTATTGACAGCACAGCGTTGTTCATAAGTATCAAATGTGCTCAACCTCTAAAGAACCCCGGTTTGCTGATGCAAACTTAAATCTGATCGATACGCCATCTCAACATAAATTCGCAAAATCGCGCGAATTTTCGGACGAGGACGAAATATGAAGGACGAACGTTCAATGCCGAAGTGCTTTGCCCCCGTGGCCGATGCCGGCAATCGCCTGACCGAAATGTTCGTCGACATCAGTCAGGCGCGTGCTACGAAGACGAACCTGCCCCCTGCGCAGCGGGCTGTCTTTCGGAAGCTGCACGGTGTCGCCCATGGCCGTTTTGAAAGGCGGCCGGATTTGCCCGACGGGTGGCGGGTCGGCATTTTCGCACACGAGCGTCTGGACGCCTGGATCCGCTTCTCGAGCGATATTGCCCCGACATCGCCCGATCTGGGCGGCATGGCGGGCATCGGCATCAAGCTGTTCGGTGTCGATGGCCCCAATGCGCTAGGGGAAGACGGGGCGACCGCCGACCTCATCATGCAGAATATCGATCGGTTTTTCCTCGATACCGCGCAAACCATGGTCGAGTTCACCTATGCCGGGGTCGTTCAGCATGATTACAGCAGCTATCTGGCTGAGCATCCTGACATCCAGGCGGTGCTCGACGCGATGAAGGCACCGCGTGGATCGTGCCTGACCAACGCCTACTGGGCGATCCTGCCCTTCCATCTCGGCGACGAGATCGTCAAATACCGGCTGACTCCGCATACCGAAGCCGAGGACGTGCCGGACGATGCCAATGACTATCTCAAGACCGATTTGATCAATCGGCTGGCTGCAGGCGAATATCGCTTCACTCTGTCCGTACAACGACGCACCAATCCACAGACGATGCCGCTCGACGCCGCCAATATCGTTTGGCCGGAGGATGAAAGCTCCTTCGTGCCAGTCGCGACGTTGGTTCTGCCGCAACAGCAGATCGACGTTCGAGGCCAAGCGGAATATGGCCAGGGTCTCGCCTTCAACATCTGGCGGGTGCCGGACGCGAACCGGCCATGTTCGGAATCCTCGATCGCGGTTGCCCGTCGCCAAGTCTATGCGGCCGGAGCGGCGATGCGCCACCATGCCAATGGTCAACCGATGGCCGACCCGCGTGTCCCCCGTGCTGCCGAGGCGCCGGCGCCAGCGCTGGCGGCCGACGATTGTATCGTCCGCGCTGTCATCCATCCGGCGATCGGCATCGCCCGCGTTGGGTCCAGCGACGAGTATTTCTACGGTCCTGAAGTCACCGACCCCCTGCCCTTGCCCCCTGGGAGCTACCGCGACGCAGACATGCGCCTGAAGCGTCAGGCGGCAAGATTTCGCATCTATGGCGTCAACGCCCGCGGGGACATCGTTCGGGAGCTGACCGGAGAAGACAGTGGAGCGACGATCGAGTGGCAGGTGCAACTCGCCAACCATAAGGCGGCCTGGTACGGCTTTCAGCTCGCGCTCGATATTCCGGAAGCGAGCTATGCGCCTCCAACGACGTTGCGCAACCCCGGGGTCGCGCATCGCGACACCCTGAAGATCGAGGGCAAGCGCCAGACACTCCTTGGTCCCAACGCGCCGACCGTAACGTTCGAGGACCGTTTCATCAGCGTCCCGGTCTATCTGGGTGAAGCGATGACGGATGCCGAGCAGCGGCTCACGGTACTGGGCGGCAAGGGGGTCTCCGCCAGCGTCGATGGTAGCGTCGCCATTACCTTTGCCAATAATGAGGGATGGTATGACGACGTTTCTGACGGTCCGGTGACCGCGACTGTGACCCTGGATGGGCAGGCGCTCGAAGTCGTGCCCGCCTGGCTCGTGGTCGCACCGCCAAATTACGGACCGCAGCGCAAGTCGGTACGGACGATGTGGGATCTGATGCGCGATGTTGCGATCAAGAGTGGGACGCTCGCCGCCCCCGCAAGGCCGTCCTTCGCGCGCGACATCCTGCCGATCTTCCAGCGTATGGAAGGGCTGCAATGGACCAATGCGGGTTTTGCGGCAGGCTTCGGCTGGGATGGGGTGTTCGACCTGACCAGTCCCAAAGCGGTCGCCCGGCTCGGCAGCACGAGCCCGGCTTATCGCGAGCAGCGTCGGGTTATCTATAACAACTTCCGCGACTTCGGCACCGATGCCAACTCGCCGGTGCCCTGGCCTTGGCTCTATGGCGATGCGATGGCGATACCTCCGGTCGCCAGCCCGCGCCAGAATGCGGTGCTCAGCGATTGCCAGATGGCGATGCTGCGCCAATGGGCGGACGGCGATTTTGACGCTGATGGCGATATCGCGGCAGCGCCGCCACGTTCGATAGACGAGGTGCCGCTCGCAGAACAGGGCGACATGCTGACGCGCGCCGCACTGGAATTCTGTCTGGCGGATGCCTTTCATCCAGGTTGCGAGATGACCTGGCCGGTCCGCGCCGCCTCGATGTACATGGCGCCGTTCCGGTTCCGCCACGCGCCCGATGGCTGGGTCGAACCGCGCCCGAGCGAAGTACTGACGCCAGATGACGTGAAGATCGGTAATGGGCCGCTTTACGGCCAGCTCGCCGGTGGGATTACCCGATGGATGGCGGTGCCCTGGCAGACCGACACCAGCAGTTGTCGGTCGGGCTATACCCCGAGTTATGACCCCTATGTGCCCAGTTTCTGGCCGGCTCGGGTGCCAAACGAGGTGCTAACACGGGAGAATTACGAGATCGTCATGGACAAATCCCGCCCGCTGTCGGAGCGCCGCAAGGCTTTCGCCAATCGGGAGGCGTGGATTGAACCCTTGGGCGCGGATGGTTACACCCAACAGATCAACAACATGATCCATCATTTCGACTTCATGGGCGTGGTCGAGGTGCGGGAGGGACCTGGCGATGCCGATTTTCCCGCCACGATCGAGGTGGAGGATTTTGCGCGACTGATCCCCAGTCATCTCGACACGGCTCAGCAGGGGCACGCGCTGACCGGGGCGCCGTGCGTTGGGGTCGCGCCCGGTGCGGTGGATGGACCGGTCGAGCGACGCGGCAGCCGTTCGGCGACTGAAGTCGATCTCTCCGGCATCGCGTTGGTCAATCGCTACCCCAATGGTTTGCCACCGCAGTCGCGATGACCGATCGCAAATTCGATGTGGTGATCGTCGGTGCGGGCGCGGCCGGATCGGCCGCCGCTCTGGCGCTCGCGCCGCACGCCAGCGTGGCGCTGGTCGACCGGGTAAAGACGCCTGCTTGGCGGATCGGCGAAACGCTGCCAGGGGCCGCGCGGCGCGTGCTAACGACGCTGGGTGCCTATGATAGGTTCGCATCGGCTGGCCACGGTGCCGCGCCCCTCAAGGTCAGCCGCTGGGGATCGGACCAGCCCGTCGAGCTCGACTCGATCCGCGATCCCGATGGTCCCGGCTGGCGGCTTGACCGGGCCAGGTTCGAGTCCGATCTACGGGCAGACGCGGTGGATCGCGGTGCCACCTTGATCGAAGCATCGGTCGGGGTGATCAGTCGCGAAGCAAGTGGGTGGCGCGTCAGGCTCGACAATGGCAGGGCAATCACGGCGTACCGGCTGATCGACGCGAGCGGACGAGGATCCTCGCTGTTGCGCG
It encodes:
- a CDS encoding LodA/GoxA family CTQ-dependent oxidase, whose amino-acid sequence is MKDERSMPKCFAPVADAGNRLTEMFVDISQARATKTNLPPAQRAVFRKLHGVAHGRFERRPDLPDGWRVGIFAHERLDAWIRFSSDIAPTSPDLGGMAGIGIKLFGVDGPNALGEDGATADLIMQNIDRFFLDTAQTMVEFTYAGVVQHDYSSYLAEHPDIQAVLDAMKAPRGSCLTNAYWAILPFHLGDEIVKYRLTPHTEAEDVPDDANDYLKTDLINRLAAGEYRFTLSVQRRTNPQTMPLDAANIVWPEDESSFVPVATLVLPQQQIDVRGQAEYGQGLAFNIWRVPDANRPCSESSIAVARRQVYAAGAAMRHHANGQPMADPRVPRAAEAPAPALAADDCIVRAVIHPAIGIARVGSSDEYFYGPEVTDPLPLPPGSYRDADMRLKRQAARFRIYGVNARGDIVRELTGEDSGATIEWQVQLANHKAAWYGFQLALDIPEASYAPPTTLRNPGVAHRDTLKIEGKRQTLLGPNAPTVTFEDRFISVPVYLGEAMTDAEQRLTVLGGKGVSASVDGSVAITFANNEGWYDDVSDGPVTATVTLDGQALEVVPAWLVVAPPNYGPQRKSVRTMWDLMRDVAIKSGTLAAPARPSFARDILPIFQRMEGLQWTNAGFAAGFGWDGVFDLTSPKAVARLGSTSPAYREQRRVIYNNFRDFGTDANSPVPWPWLYGDAMAIPPVASPRQNAVLSDCQMAMLRQWADGDFDADGDIAAAPPRSIDEVPLAEQGDMLTRAALEFCLADAFHPGCEMTWPVRAASMYMAPFRFRHAPDGWVEPRPSEVLTPDDVKIGNGPLYGQLAGGITRWMAVPWQTDTSSCRSGYTPSYDPYVPSFWPARVPNEVLTRENYEIVMDKSRPLSERRKAFANREAWIEPLGADGYTQQINNMIHHFDFMGVVEVREGPGDADFPATIEVEDFARLIPSHLDTAQQGHALTGAPCVGVAPGAVDGPVERRGSRSATEVDLSGIALVNRYPNGLPPQSR
- a CDS encoding antitoxin, coding for MAEPALNRDVGEAKLFRNNRSQAVRIPAEFEFSGSRVLIHKEGIASSSSLNRDRTSSTPFGHWNRWARMMPFQTIWMRPCCRSRISSCEPYPLHARHKHRVRLGA
- a CDS encoding Abi family protein; translated protein: MTLAPYTKPHATAAQRVQHLRNRGLVVLRPNVAARKIELIGYERLRIYFISRRQSGVPNRPFVPGTTYQHILQLYACDGLLREACFAAVGQFELLLRNAMSETLSDRHGSHPYFTPAAFRDAAANIEALQSFTSAYGQTKDQRALHYRQRYGSPILPPIWTMKEFLTFGRAVRIFKTLEGSLRTQIAGQFGVPSDQVFTNWLECLVDLRNICAHHDRLFNRSFPKQPQGLRRAGLPTAPRNKLKAILECLDYLLAQRGAPVGIVAKVGRIIARFPEVPPAEVGY